In Trifolium pratense cultivar HEN17-A07 linkage group LG7, ARS_RC_1.1, whole genome shotgun sequence, a genomic segment contains:
- the LOC123896904 gene encoding uncharacterized protein LOC123896904, with the protein MAKIGKMQCKSRSQGHRETPYLLSCARKKMKNVKSFSKEVEKKDWKGATCSVCMEVPHNAILLLCSSYNKGCRPYMCATSHRYSNCFEQYKKAYTKATSVQNPQEETDYSNFDSSAGERKDDTKVPELLCPLCRRQVKGWTVVEAARKSLNAKKRSCMQDDCSFVGSYKELRKHVRSKHPFSRPREVDPVRQEKWKRLECERERSDVISTILSSTPGAMVLGDYVLEPNDHAFYSDETDSDSDDEFHEDDGDFFGSLGLGSTRRFLSNIRYNNQGRVADPFDDHFGFRSVAPTGSGRGLHRLLLGRSRRGRRHRIVNAGRR; encoded by the coding sequence ATGGCTAAAATTGGTAAGATGCAGTGCAAGTCCCGATCTCAAGGTCACAGGGAAACCCCATATCTTTTATCTTGTGcaaggaagaaaatgaaaaacgtCAAGAGTTTTTCAAAAGAGGTAGAAAAGAAAGACTGGAAAGGGGCTACCTGTTCAGTCTGTATGGAGGTTCCTCACAATGCTATCCTACTCCTCTGTTCATCTTATAACAAGGGTTGTCGCCCTTATATGTGTGCTACTAGCCATCGCTATTCTAACTGTTTTGAACAATATAAAAAGGCTTACACAAAAGCAACTTCTGTTCAGAATCCGCAGGAAGAAACAGACTATTCGAATTTTGATTCTAGTGCGGGTGAACGTAAAGATGATACAAAAGTTCCTGAGCTTCTTTGTCCCCTTTGCCGCCGGCAGGTGAAAGGTTGGACTGTAGTTGAAGCAGCCCGGAAGTCACTGAATGCCAAGAAAAGAAGTTGTATGCAAGATGACTGCTCTTTTGTGGGGAGTTACAAGGAGCTCAGGAAACATGTTAGATCTAAGCATCCATTTTCGCGACCACGAGAAGTGGACCCTGTACGTcaagaaaaatggaaaagacTTGAGTGTGAAAGAGAACGGAGTGATGTGATCAGCACAATTTTGTCTTCAACGCCAGGGGCTATGGTACTGGGGGATTATGTGCTTGAGCCAAATGATCACGCGTTTTACAGTGACGAgactgattctgattctgatgaTGAATTTCATGAGGATGATGGTGATTTCTTTGGTTCACTTGGTTTGGGCAGTACTCGCAGGTTTTTGTCAAATATCAGGTATAATAATCAGGGCCGTGTTGCAGATCCTTTTGATGATCATTTTGGTTTTCGGAGTGTTGCACCTACAGGTTCTGGACGTGGACTCCACAGGCTACTCTTGGGAAGGTCTAGAAGAGGACGGAGGCATAGGATAGTGAATGCGGGCCGCCGGTAA